In a genomic window of Pangasianodon hypophthalmus isolate fPanHyp1 chromosome 19, fPanHyp1.pri, whole genome shotgun sequence:
- the kidins220b gene encoding kinase D-interacting substrate of 220 kDa B isoform X5, whose translation MDTTTSIKMTTIAIQNLFSYVEEENLAALKAHLDKFKEVDGRSDNGQTPLMLAAEQGSLEIVQELIRRGANVNLDDVDCWSALISAAKEGHVEVVKELLDNSAYIEHRDMGGWTALMWAAYKGRVEVAKVLLENGANPNTTGQQYSVYPIIWAAGRGHAEIVKLLLKQGAKVNCSDKYGTTPLIWAARKGHYDCVMHLLENGADVDQEGANSMTALIVAVKGGYTEVVKELLKRNPNVNMTDKDGNTALMIAAKEGYTEIVQDLLDAGTYVNIPDRSGDTVLIGAVRGGHVEIVRALLHKYADIDIRGQDNKTALYWAVEKGNATMVRDILQCNPDTETTTKDSETPLIKATKMRNIEIVELLLDKGAKVSAVDKKGDTPLHIAIRGRSRRLAELLLRNPKDGRLLYKPNKAGETPYNIDCSHQKSILTQIFGARHLSPTETDGDMLGYDLYSSALADILSEPTMQPPICVGLYAQWGSGKSFLLKKLEDEMKTFAGQQIEPLFQFSWLVVFLSLLLCGSVALLLGFTVDPNLAIAVSLSLLALLYLFFVVVYFGSRREGESWNWAWVLSTRLARHIGYLELLLKLMFVNPPELPEQTTRALPVRFLFTDYNRLSSVGGETSMAEMIATLSDACEREFGFMASRLFRVFKTEDTQGKKKWKKTCCIPSFVIFLFILGCLITGMALLAVFKVDSRNQTVNAVLVAMASVVGLALLLNCRTWWQVTDSVLNSQRKRLHSAANKMQKLKSEGFMKVLKSEVELMAKMAKTIDSFTQNQTRLVVIIDGLDSCEQDKVLQMLDTVRVLFSKGPFISIFASDPHIIIKAINQNLNSVLRDSNINGHDYMRNIVHLPVFLNSRGLSSAKKMCAPAPANGEMGNSEGWHEELDRKLSQNSLGEMAKLGSKTTLNRRDTYRRRQMQRSVTRQMSFDLSKLLVTEDWFSDISPQTMRRLLNIVSVTGRLLRANQITFNWDRLASWINLTEQWPYRTSWLILYLEETDGIPEQATLKTIYERISKNIPTTKDVEPLLEIDGDVRSFEVFLSSRTPVLAARDIRTFLPCTVNLDPKLREIIADVRAAREQMNMGGVTYPTLPLQDPAVRPTSIYSQHSSACSPTASYSGPYNVTGVSPQPHSAFYSGIAGPQHPYYNRGTASVVSGTPSVLLSSMNTDMVCERLRMIEGIDQGMLAQYTATIKKANVNGRVLSQCNLDELKKEMNMNFGDWQLFRGIVMDLRQLENQVLHEEAPSEQGSSMVGHGETSRNRGTSGHGGPANTDTSPMYNFNLSFEELSNVGLDELQRNPNPPWMNTTHRTPSMSSLNSQESSNEICKLTDKQQAEYRNAYQEYIASMAQLEASGSGMEKPVQPHPGQFMHSSSDDKNKDGCDQDGRKSYSKRAGGKPAVDATDYASTEAATLDPISEEDEKVDHGSSKSLLGRKSSAEKLGLFQSADLKLKAAGGLRYQKLTSDDEESEESDNTPLIKDGKKVEPKRSETEDSSLAKGKEYLSDGMLDKKDSSDSGVRSNESSPNHSLQDEEADLSQSERTNLIELDEESLARKRGLPNSLSGLQDPAVARMSICSEDQCSLLASSPEESWPSSRSYNLNRTPSNNTLNNNTNAQQGNRPRQPNESSNTTGSEVIVTPGSSTTSTTTTSTSTSTTHNENVRVVHLKRGLNPGDPPEICTVTSDTVVFSEERESIL comes from the exons AATGGGCAGACTCCTCTAATGCTGGCTGCAGAGCAGGGCAGTTTGGAGATTGTCCAAGAGCTCATCAGAAGAGGTGCCAATGTCAACCTGGATGATGTG GACTGCTGGTCTGCCTTGATCTCCGCAGCCAAAGAGGGGCATGTGGAGGTGGTGAAAGAGCTTCTGGATAACAGCGCTTATATTGAGCACAGAGACATG GGAGGCTGGACTGCTCTTATGTGGGCTGCATATAAAGGTCGTGTGGAGGTTGCAAAGGTTCTCCTGGAGAATGGGGCCAATCCCAACACCACAGGACAG CAGTACAGCGTATATCCCATCATCTGGGCTGCCGGCAGAGGCCATGCTGAAATCGTCAAACTCTTGTTAAAGCAAGGAGCGAAAGTCAACTGTTCTGACAAG TATGGCACCACTCCATTGATCTGGGCTGCCAGGAAGGGCCACTATGACTGTGTGATGCACCTGCTAGAGAACGGTGCTGATGTTGACCAGGAGGGGGCA AATTCGATGACGGCTCTGATAGTGGCTGTGAAAGGCGGCTACACTGAGGTTGTGAAGGAGCTGTTGAAGAGGAACCCCAATGTGAACATGACCGATAAAGATGGCAACACAGCTCTGATGATCGCAGCCAAGGAGGGCTACACTGAGATTGTGCAGGATCTGCTGGACGCAGGGACCTACGTCAACATCCCTGACAGG AGTGGTGACACAGTGCTGATTGGAGCTGTTAGGGGTGGCCATGTAGAAATTGTAAGAGCCCTGTTGCATAAGTATGCTGACATCGACATCAGAGGACAG GACAATAAAACAGCTTTGTACTGGGCTGTGGAGAAGGGAAATGCCACCATGGTCAGAGACATCCTGCAGTGTAACCCTGACACAGAGACCACTACCAAG GATTCTGAGACTCCCTTGATCAAAGCTACCAAGATGAGAAACATTGAAATTGTGGAGCTACTCCTGGATAAAGGGGCAAAAGTGTCTGCTGTGGATAAG AAAGGGGACACGCCTCTTCACATTGCCATCCGTGGGAGGAGCCGCAGGCTGGCTGAGCTACTCCTGCGCAACCCTAAAGATGGACGCCTGCTCTACAAGCCCAATAAGGCAGGAGAGACACCATACAATATCGACTGCAGCCACCAGAAAAGCATTCTTACTCAAATCTTTGGAGCCC GACACCTGTCCCCCACTGAGACAGATGGTGACATGCTGGGCTATGACCTGTACAGCAGTGCTCTGGCTGACATCCTGAGTGAGCCCACCATGCAGCCCCCTATCTGTGTAGGCCTGTATGCTCAGTGGGGCAGCGGCAAGTCCTTCCTGCTCAAGAAGCTAGAGG atGAGATGAAGACGTTTGCAGGGCAGCAGATTGAGCCGCTGTTCCAGTTCTCTTGGCTAGTGGTGTTCCTGTCACTCTTGCTGTGTGGCTCTGTGGCTCTACTCCTTGGGTTCACTGTAGACCCCAACCTGGCCATTGCTGTCTCCCTCAGCCTGCTGGCTCTACTCTACTTGTTCtttg tGGTTGTGTACTTTGGGAGTAGGCGTGAGGGTGAAAGTTGGAACTGGGCTTGGGTTCTCAGCACGCGGCTCGCTCGCCACATTGGCTACTTGGAGCTACTGCTCAAACTCATGTTTGTTAACCCGCCAGAGCTGCCTGAGCAGACCACACGGGCACTGCCTGTCAG GTTCCTGTTTACAGATTATAACAGGCTGTCCAGTGTTGGTGGAGAGACCTCCATGGCAGAAATGATCGCCACTCTCTCTGATGCCTGTGAGAGAGAGTTTGGTTTCATGGCCTCCAGACTCTTCCGCGTCTTTAAGACGGAGGACACTCAAG GcaaaaagaaatggaagaagACATGCTGCATCCCATCCTTTGTGATCTTCCTTTTCATCCTGGGTTGTTTGATCACGGGCATGGCCTTGCTGGCCGTCTTCAAGGTAGACAGCCGGAACCAGACCGTGAATGCGGTGCTGGTTGCCATGGCGAGCGTGGTGGGCCTGGCTCTTCTGCTGAACTGCAGGACGTGGTGGCAGGTGACTGATTCAGTACTGAACTCACAGAGGAAGAGGCTGCACAGTGCTGCTAACAAGATGCAAAAACTTAAGAGTGAAGGTTTCATGAAG GTGTTAAAAAGTGAGGTGGAACTCATGGCTAAAATGGCAAAGACTATTGACAGCTTCACCCAGAATCAAACACGTCTAGTTGTCATTATCGATGGTCTGGATTCCTGTGAGCAAGATAAAGTCTTGCAAATGTTGGATACG GTGAGGGTGCTTTTCTCCAAAGGCCCATTCATCTCTATCTTTGCCAGTGACCCTCACATCATCATTAAAGCCATCAACCAGAACCTGAACAGTGTATTGCGTGACTCCAACATCAACGGCCATGATTACATGCGCAACATTGTACACCTGCCCGTCTTTCTCAACAGCCGAGGCCTTAGCAGTGCTAAGAAGATGTGTGCACCGGCCCCAGCCAACGGAGAAATGGGCAATTCGGAGG GTTGGCATGAGGAGCTGGACAGGAAGCTGTCCCAAAACAGTCTTGGTGAAATGGCTAAGCTGGGCAGTAAGACCACTTTGAATCGCAGG gACACATACCGGCGTCGTCAGATGCAGAGGTCAGTCACTCGTCAGATGTCCTTTGACCTGTCCAAGTTGTTGGTCACTGAGGACTGGTTCAGTGACATCAGCCCTCAGACCATGAGGAGACTCCTCAACATTGTGTCTGTCACAG GTCGATTACTGAGGGCCAATCAGATCACTTTTAACTGGGACCGGCTGGCATCCTGGATAAACCTGACTGAGCAGTGGCCCTACCGCACATCGTGGCTTATCCTGTACCTGGAGGAGACTGATGGAATTCCTGAACAGGCCACACTCAAAACCATCTATGAAAG AATTTCCAAGAACATTCCCACCACTAAAGATGTGGAGCCCTTGCTGGAGATAGATGGAGACGTGCGGAGTTTCGAGGTGTTCCTCTCCTCTCGCACTCCAGTGCTGGCTGCTCGAGACATCCGCACCTTCCTCCCCTGCACAGTCAACCTGGACCCTAAGCTCCGAGAGATTATAGCAG ATGTCCGTGCTGCTCGGGAGCAGATGAACATGGGTGGGGTTACATATCCCACACTGCCCCTGCAGGACCCTGCTGTTCGCCCCACATCCATCTACAGTCAGCATTCCTCAGCCTGCTCGCCTACTGCCTCATACAGCGGGCCATACAATGTGACCGGTGTGTCCCCTCAACCCCACAGCGCCTTCTACAGCGGCATAGCCGGCCCTCAGCACCCCTATTACAACAGG GGCACTGCTTCTGTGGTGTCAGGCACCCCATCTGTGCTGCTCAGCTCCATGAATACAGACATGGTATGTGAGCGTCTCAGAATGATAGAAGGCATCGACCAAGGCATGCTGGCCCAATACACTGCCACCATTAAGAAG GCCAATGTCAATGGACGGGTTTTATCCCAGTGTAACCTGGATGAGCTGAAGAAAGAGATGAACATGAACTTTGGAGACTGGCAGCTCTTTAGAGGAATT GTGATGGATTTGCGTCAGTTGGAGAACCAAGTCCTGCATGAAGAAGCCCCCAGCGAGCAGGGCAGCAGCATGGTGGGTCACGGAGAGACTAGTAGGAATCGTGGTACTTCAGGCCATGGAGGACCTGCTAACACTGATACCTCACCTATGTACAACTTCAACCTTAGCTTTGAGGAGCTCTCTAATGTGGGCCTGGATGAGCTTCAGAGGAACCCCAATCCTCCATGGATG AATACTACACACCGCACACCCAGCATGTCCAGTCTGAACTCTCAGGAGTCCTCCAATGAGATCTGCAAACTAACTGACAAGCAACAGGCTGAGTACCGCAATGCCTACCAAGAGTACATTGCCTCAATGGCGCAGCTTGAGGCATCAGGCAGTGGGATGGAGAAGCCTGTGCAGCCCCATCCAGGCCAGTTTATGCACTCCAGCTCGGATGATAAGAATAAAGATGGATGTGATCAAGATGGTCGTAAGTCCTACTCTAAGCGAGCTGGTGGAAAGCCTGCGGTGGATGCAACTGATTATGCTTCCACTGAAGCTGCCACTCTAGACCCCATCAGCGAGGAGGACGAGAAGGTTGACCACGGCTCGTCCAAGTCCCTGCTTGGACGCAAGTCCTCTGCAGAGAAGCTGGGCCTCTTCCAGAGTGCTGACCTGAAGCTGAAGGCTGCAGGAGGACTGCGCTACCAGAAACTGACCAGTGATGATGAAGAATCAGAAGAGTCTGATAACACCCCTCTGATCAAGGATGGCAAGAAAGTAGAACCCAAGCGTAGTGAGACTGAGGATTCATCTTTAGCTAAGGGAAAAGAGTACCTCTCTGACGGCATGCTGGATAAGAAGGACTCGTCTGATTCAGGCGTCCGCTCTAACGAAAGCTCACCTAATCATTCTCTGCAAGACGAGGAGGCTGACCTGTCTCAATCAGAGAGGACCAACCTTATAGAGCTAGATGAGGAGAGCCTAGCCCGCAAGAGAGGCCTGCCTAATAGTTTGAGTGGCCTCCAGGATCCGGCAGTTGCACGCATGTCGATCTGCTCTGAAGACCAGTGCAGCCTCCTGGCCAGTAGCCCTGAAGAAAGCTGGCCTTCCTCTAGAAGCTATAACCTCAACCGCACTCCCAGCAACAACACCctcaacaacaacaccaacgcCCAGCAGGGGAACCGTCCACGCCAGCCAAATGAAAGTTCCAACACCACTGGCAGTGAAGTCATCGTAACCCCTGGGTCCAGCACTACCTCCACGACCACCACctccacatccacatccaccaCCCACAATGAGAATGTACGTGTAGTGCACTTGAAGAGAGGCCTGAACCCTGGAGACCCACCTGAGATCTGCACTGTGACCTCTGACACAGTAGTCTTCAGCGAGGAGCGCGAGAGCATCCTGTGA